In a genomic window of Amphiprion ocellaris isolate individual 3 ecotype Okinawa chromosome 13, ASM2253959v1, whole genome shotgun sequence:
- the zgc:101583 gene encoding magnesium transporter NIPA2 — translation MEVNRLDFYIGLSLAVSSSVFIGASFILKKKGLLRLASKGSMRAGQGGYAYLKEWLWWAGLISMGAGEAANFAAYAFAPATLVTPLGALSVLISAVLSSYFLNERLNVHGKIGCLLCVLGSTVMVIHAPQEEEVASLSAMAEKLKDPGFIVFAVCVVGSSLVLIFAVAPRFGQKNVLVYILICSVIGSLSVSCVKGLGIGIKELFAGTAVLKEPLFWCLVVCLVICVSVQINYLNKALDIFNTSIVTPIYYVFFTTSVMACSAILFKEWLRMTTDGVVGTISGFLTIILGIFLLHAFKDITFTWDSLPLYLRKGPQGFPWGHQPYVALPNHDSQRVR, via the exons ATGGAAGTGAACCGTTTGGACTTCTACATCGGTCTCTCTCTGGCTGTGAGCTCCAGTGTGTTTATCGGCGCAAGTTTCATCCTGAAGAAGAAAGGCCTGCTACGATTGGCCAGCAAGGGTTCAATGCGAGCAG GTCAAGGGGGGTATGCTTATCTGAAAGAATGGCTATGGTGGGCAGGACTAATCTCAA TGGGAGCTGGAGAAGCCGCTAACTTTGCTGCATATGCATTTGCACCAGCTACACTGGTGACTCCTCTTGGAGCACTGAGTGTACTCATCAG TGCTGTGCTCTCCTCTTACTTTCTGAATGAGAGGCTGAATGTGCATGGGAAGATTGGTTGTTTGCTGTGCGTCCTGGGCTCCACGGTCATGGTGATCCATGCACCGCAGGAAGAAGAGGTTGCCTCCCTCAGTGCAATGGCTGAGAAGCTCAAGGACCCAG GTTTcattgtgtttgctgtgtgcGTTGTGGGAAGCAGCCTGGTTCTTATCTTTGCTGTGGCTCCGCGGTTCGGACAGAAGAATGTGCTGGTCTACATCCTGATCTGCTCTGTGATTGGCTCCCTCTCTGTGTCTTGTGTCAAGGGCCTGGGCATTGGCATTAAGGAGCTGTTTGCTGGAACAGCAGTGCTGAAGGAACCGCTATTCTGGTGCTTAGTCGTCTGCCTAGTAATCTGTGTCAGCGTTCAAATCAACTACCTGAACAAAGCCCTCGACATATTTAACACCTCTATAGTTACTCCTATTTACTACGTATTCTTCACCACATCAGTCATGGCCTGCTCAGCTATTCTCTTCAAGGAATGGTTGCGTATGACCACTGATGGAGTTGTTGGGACAATTAGCGGGTTCCTCACCATCATTTTGGGAATTTTCCTCCTCCATGCCTTCAAGGATATTACATTTACCTGGGATTCCCTGCCGCTCTATCTGAGGAAGGGTCCTCAGGGCTTTCCATGGGGCCACCAGCCCTATGTGGCTCTTCCCAACCACGACTCGCAGAGGGTGAGATGA
- the timm8a gene encoding mitochondrial import inner membrane translocase subunit Tim8 A, protein MDGQGATADPQLQHFIEIESQKQRFQQLVHQMTEVCWEKCMDKPGPKLDSRTEICFVNCVERFIDTSQFILNRLEQTQKSRGSFSETMLD, encoded by the exons ATGGACGGCCAGGGAGCGACAGCTGACCCTCAGCTTCAACACTTCATCGAAATAGAGTCCCAAAAACAAAGATTTCAGCAGCTGGTGCATCAAATGACAGAGGTTTGCTGG GAGAAATGTATGGATAAACCTGGTCCAAAGCTGGACTCGAGGACAGAAATTTGCTTCGTTAACTGCGTGGAGCGATTTATCGACACCAGCCAGTTCATCCTAAACAGACTGGAACAGACTCAGAAGAGCAGGGGGTCATTCTCTGAGACCATGTTAGACTGA